In the genome of Bremerella sp. P1, the window CTTCTGGTCGATGCCACCAACCCAGACGCTGTGGAGAGACTCCGACAGAGGAAGGGTCGGATAAGCAAGCCGTTTGCCGTAATGATGCGAACGGTATCGGAGGTAGACCAGGTTGCCAAGTTGGATAGCGTTGAGCGTCAGGTTTTATTCTCGGCAACCAATCCGATCGTTTTGCTCGATCTGAATCAGGAAACGATCATCGCTCCGGGTGTCCATCCAGGCTTGAACACTGTCGGCATCATGTTGCCCACCACACCGCTACACGACTTACTGCTAAAGCGTGTCGGGCGTCCGTTGGTCTGTACAAGCGGGAATCGCGAAGGGGAGCCGTTGGCCTTCGAAGTGGAAAACGCGGAAGCGATGTTGTCCGGGATTTGCGATCTCTGGTTACATCACAACCGTTCGATTGCCCGTCCTGTCGATGACAGTGTGGTCCGGATCGTCGCCGGGAATCGCGCTGCGCTGAGGTTGGCCCGCGGTATGGCTCCTCTTCGATTAGACTTGGACACAAACGAAACACAAATGGCCCTGGGCGGACAAATGAAATCTTCAGTGGCATGGAGTCACGATGGAAGTGCATTTCTGGGGCCGCATATTGGTGACCTTAGCAATTTGGCGGTCCAGGAACGCTACCAATGGCATCTTGCCGATTGGCAAAGCCTTTATCGTTTCTCAGCGACTCAGGCCGTGCACGACAGCCATCCAGGCTATTACACGACGCATGCCGCATCTCGAGAGTTTTTGGTCACGCAATCCGTTCAACACCACCATGCCCACATATGTTCGGCGATGCTTGAACATCACTTACTTGACCAACAGGTGCTGGGCGTGGCTTGGGACGGTACCGGTTACGGCATGGATCAGACGATATGGGGAGGAGAGTTTTTCCTGGCAGACAAGCATCAATGCTCCCGGATTGCTCATGTGCGACCGTTTGCCCTTCCCGGGGGAGAAACAGCGATCCTTCAACCTTGTAGGATCGCGTTTTCGTTGTTGAGTCAGTTGGACAGCGTGGATTCCTTCGATTCACTTCCCGTTTTCGAGTCTCTCAGATTGCGATTGTCGTTAGTGGAACAGATTCTGGACAGTCCGCAGTATTCACCAATCACAACCAGTGGTGGCCGATTGTTCGACGGGGTGGCAGCATTGATACTCAATCGCCAACGGAGCGAATATGAAGGACAGTTGCCGATGGTGCTGGAAGCGATTGCGGATCCCGAAGAAAAGGGAGCCTATGAATTCACAATCGCCAAGCAAACATTGGTAGAATTGGATTGGCGTTCACTGATCAGCCAAGTAATAGCTGACGTTGAAGCAAGGGTATCTCCAGATCGAATGTCGATGAGGTTCCATCGAGGTGTTGCCAACGCAATTATCGCCATTTGCCGTCAACACGCGGATCTTCCGGTCGTGCTAACTGGTGGTGTATTTCAAAATCGGCTTCTTGCAGAGTTGATCGCCGACATGTCGCAGGGCCAGAGGCCGCGAGTTTATCTGCCAGGTATTATCCCGCCTGGAGATGGTGGACTGGCGGCCGGTCAATTGGTAGCTGGCTATCGAAATGAGGCAAGATAATGTGCCTGGCAGTACCGGGTAGAGTCGTACGCTGGATTGACCGAACGCCGCCGTTTGAGAGCGCGGCAATTGAATTTGGCGGTTTGCATCGCGAGGTCAACATGGCCTGCGTTCCAGAAGCAGCCATCGACGATTATGTATTGGTTCACGCAGGCATCGCCATCAGCATTGTGAGCCCCGTAGAGGCAGAACAACTGTTGCGCACGCTCGACGAACTGGAATCGGTCGAAGGAGAAGCGGACTCTGCGGAGGATACTCCTCCATGAAGTACATTGATGAATTCCGTGATGCAGAAGCGTGCCAGAGAACAATCGATGCAATACGTCAAGTCACGTCACGTTGCTGGACGATCATGGAGGTATGTGGGGGGCAGACGCACGGACTATTAAGATGGGGAATCGATCAGCAACTGGATGGAGTCGTTCGACTCCTGCACGGCCCAGGTTGTCCTGTCTGTGTGACCTCCAGTTCGATGATCGATGCCGCCATAGAGCTTTCGCGACGCCCTGATGTTACCGTGACGAGCTTTGGTGATATGTTGCGTGTCCCTGGTTCACAGGAAAGCCTCTTGCAGGCGAGGGCAGGGGGGGCGGATGTTCAGTTGGTGTACTCCCCGCTGGACGCGGTTCGATTGGCGAGAGATAACCCGGATCGCCAAGTCATTTTCTTTTCCGTCGGCTTTGAAACGACTGCCCCTGCGAGTGCTCTCGCGGTAAAACAGGCTGCCGAATTGGGGCTAGAGAATTTCTCGTTACTTGTAGCACATGTTCGCGTTCTGCCAGCGATGGAAATGATTGCCTCCGAGGAACCCAGCCTGGTCGATGGGTTTCTTGCGGCGGGCCATGTTTGCACGATAACAGGATTTCAGGATTACGCGTACCTTGCTACTGACTATCGAGTTCCGGTTGTGGTTACGGGCTTCGAACCGTTGGACTTGCTGAGGGGGATTCACGAGTGTGTCTCACTTCTGGAGCGTGATGAACCTTCGGTTGTAAACCGCTACGAACGTTGCGTATCCGAGCACGGCAATCTTCAGGCGAAGAACCACGTAGAAGATGTATTCCGAGTCGCTGACCGAGATTGGCGTGGTTTTGGGATCATTCCTAACGGAGGCTTGGCACTTAGAACAGAATGGGCGCGGTACGACGCTGAACTCAAGTACTCGATTCAAGATTCGCTTGCGATTGTATCCGGTGACTGTCCTGCCAGCGAGATTATCACCGGACGTCTGAATCCCGTTGATTGTCCGTTCTTTGGCAAGCATTGCACCCCTGAACAACCGATGGGCGCCCCAATGGTGAGTAGCGAAGGCGCCTGTGCCGCCTACTATCGTTACCTACCCGCCAACCAGAATTCTCAACCGTCTCTATAGTAAGCACCGATGTCAAGATTGCCTGTCAATTGCCCGGTTCCTCGCTCAACGGATGACGCCGTAACGCTTGCACATGGAGAAGGTGGGCGTACGATGCGACGATTGATTCGTGACAGGATCGTCTCTCGATTGGGAAACACACCGCTGGTCAACCTTTCCGATGCCGCGGTTTTGCCGACAATGGGCGGTTCGCCGGTAATGACGACTGACAGTTTTGTTGTTTCACCCCTCTTCTTTCCCGGTGGCGACATTGGAACACTTGCTGTATTCGGTACGGTAAATGATCTCGTTGTCTCGGGTGCGAGCCCTCGGTGGATTGCGCTTTCGATGATCATCGAGGAAGGCCTTCCACTGGCCCTGCTGGACCGTGTGTTGGATTCGATCGTCGCTTCGGCACGAATTGCTGAAGTGGAGATCGTGACGGGAGATACGAAAGTTGTTCCGCGAGGTGCGGCCGACGGGCTTTTTCTGACAACAACGGGATTAGGAGAGCTTTTCGAACCTATTCCAACTGGTCCAGAAACGCTTAAAGAAGGGGATGTTATCCTCGTGACAGGGCCGATTGGACAACACGGAATTTCAATTCTGGCAGCTCGGGAGAAGCTCGGATTCGATCCAATGCCCACGAGTGACTGCGGGTCACTATGGAACGCGGCCCAATCACTTCGTTCGGCTGGCTGTCCGGTGCGTGCCATGCGGGATGCCACGCGAGGAGGGGTTTCGGCGGTCTTGCATGAATGGACTGAAACCAGTGATTCAACAATTATGATCAATGAAGAAGCCGTTCCTGTTGGTAACGAAGTCCGCGGCGCGTGCGAGCTGTTAGGCTTAGATCCGCTCCACCTTGCGAACGAAGGAACGATGCTGGTTGCGGTGCCCAAGGAGATGAACCAACGCGCATTGCAGGCACTCTTGAAGGTGGGAAATTGCCCAAGCGCTGCCATCATCGGCGAGGTAACAACACGGCGATTGGCTCCGGTTGTTGTTCGTCGCGGACGGTCTGCAGAGATTCCCCTTGAGGAACCACAAGGCGCACCGTTTCCTAGAATCTGCTAGGGTGAGAGCACAAAGCTCGGCGGCGCATAAAAAAAGCCCGGCTTCTGCCGGGCCGGAGAATTCAGGTTGCTTGGTGGACCCGAGTATTTATAAGCATTTATCGCCATGTTGGCGAGCGTCGAGTCCTAACAGGACTGCGAAGGATCGGATCCACCCGCCATCTCCTATTAGGTCAGCCTCCTGCCTCCCTTGGAAGTGCCACAATGGATGTTCGACGTTTGGCAAACTCGGACCGTCTAGGTTGCCTTGCCAGCGTCTGACCCTCAATGGCGGTTGTCACCCGCTACAACGGTCAGGCGGCTTCGCGTCCATTGCTCACCTTCTAATATTTCTACGTTTGGTGACAGCGTATGGTTCTTGTTTGGCCCAAAACATTCTTCACTATTTATGGTTGTGTTTGGGCAGAACGCGCGTTCCATAGCCATTTATGCAGTTCTATGGCAGGAACGATAGTTACTGACAAAGCGGCGACGATGAGCCAGGTAGTCAAAGACACAGGTGAAGTATCGAGAATCGATTGCATGAATGGAAGGTACATTGCGCCCAGATGAATCAAAAACGCTCCGATTGCTCCGGCCAATAGAAAGGGACTACGAAATGGGCTTAGGGAAAAAGCCGACTTTGTTTCGGAACGGCAGTTGCCAATATGGAAGTTTTCGAAGAGAACCATCATCAACAGAAGCACATTTCGAGAATCGCTTTCTGAGTACCCGTTAGAGATCATCCAGTAGAAAGTACCGAAGCCAACAGCGCCCGTGAGGCCAGCCGCAACGAGGGTTCTCTCGATCATCAAGCGATCGAAGATGCGTTCTTTAGGCGAACGTGGTTGGCGATCCAGAACATCTCCTTCGCCAGGCTCAAAGGCAAGGGCAACATCCTGAATACCATTGGTAACCAGGTTCATCCACAGTACCTGAACCGGTAACAGTGGTAATGGCATCCCGGTGACCACCGCTAACCCCATCACAAGTAGCTCGGCCGCCCCGGTAGAGATCAGAAGGTAGATCACCTTACGGATATTGTCATAGGCAACGCGACCTTCTTCGATTCCGACGACAATCGTCGCAAAATTGTCATCGCTGATTACCAGCTCGGATGCTTCACGAGCCACGTCTGTGCCCGACTTGCCCATTGCCACGCCGATGTTCGCCGCCTGAAGAGCGGGTGCATCATTAACGCCGTCGCCGGTCACTGCCACAAAATGGCCAGACTTCTGTGCGGCCTCGACAATCTGTAGCTTCTGTCGCGGGGCCACCCGAGCGAACACCCGGATGTTTTGTACGATCTGGGAAAGCTCCTCAGGGGTTTTGCTGGCCACTTCAGGCCCAGTCATGACTTGTTCTTCGTGCTGCGCCATTCCCAGATCACGAGCAATTGCCAGGGCCGTTACCGAATGGTCCCCGGTTATCATGGAGACGTCGACGCCACACCGATGGCAGGTATCTACCGCCTCGCGAACGCCTGGTCGCAATGGGTCGATCATTCCAACAAAACCTAGCAAGGCAAGGTTCGTCGGTTCGGAAGGGGCTCGTGTTTGATCGAGGCCTGTGGTGCCAGGGCCTTCCGCTACCGCTAAGACGCGGAGACCACGCTCAGCCATTTTCAAGGCAATTTGTTCCAGTTCCTCGCGGTCAATGTCGTCGCGACACATCTGAAGGACGCGTTCAGGAGCGCCTTTCACAATCACACGCACATCACCATCCAATCGATTGAAAGACGCTGCAAACTGGCGTTCCGACTCGTAAGGAATGTCATTAACCTGAGGAAACTTCGTGAGCATTGCTTCACGAGTTTCGCCAGCTTTGTGTCCGAGGACCAAAAGAGCCACATCAACTGCGTCACCGCGCCAGTGCCAGCTCCCGTTGCGCTGATGTAAATCGGCCTCGTTGCACAAGACAACAGACCGGATCAGCGACGCAAGAATCGGGTCTGAGATAACCTTGGAGTTGCTGTCTTCGGCAACGAGTTCTCCCTGCGGAATGAAACCTTCGCCGGTGACCTTCAACGCTTCACCGGTAGCGAGTTGTACCTCGCGGACGGTCAATTCGTTAACCGTTAGTGTGCCTGTCTTATCGGTCGCGATGAAGGTGCAACTGCCCAGCCCTTCGACGGCACTGAGCCTTCGAACGATGACGCCGCGTCGAGCCATTCGTGTCGTGGCCACCGCCAAGGACACCGTCATAGCAACGGGAAGGCCTTCGGGAATGGCTGCTACCGCCAAAACGACAACAAATATAAACATTTCTGTCACAGGATACCTGGCGAACAGACCACCAATTGTGCCAATTACTGCGGCGATCGCTAACGTCGAAAGGGCAATCACATTAGTGAACTGCTCCATGCGTTCTAAAAGGGGCAGTTTGCCTCCGGTTGCTCGTGTGACGTCCAGCGCTAGTTGTCCGACAGCGGTCGAAGATCCCGTTGCGACCACCATTCCTTTGGCACGACCGTGCGTTACGATTGAACCAGCAAATACCATATTGGCTTGATCCGATTGCGGTGAATCCGCACTTCCTATCCACTGGGGGTCTTTCGATACCGGCAACGACTCGCCCGTTAAAAGGGATTCATCAATTTCCAGTCCCCTCGCCATGACCAAGCGTAAATCGGCTGGGATGCGGTTGCCTGACTCGAGCCAGACAACGTCTCCAGGCACAACCTCCTCGGCAGGAATCTCCTGAACCTCCTCGCCTCGCTGGACGGATGCCCTGATTCGCAACAGCTTTCTCAGTGCCTGGCTACTCTTCTCAGCTTTCCATTCCTGGTATCCACCAACCGTTGCGTTGAGAAGCAACACGAAAAAGATAAAGCCTGCGTCGCGGAATTCTCCGGTAAGAATCGAGATAAATGCTGCGACGAGCAATATGTAAATCAACGGACTATAGAACTGCCGTAGAAGAACCTCCCACCAGGCAGGTGGCGGCTGTTCAGGTAGCGTGTTGGGCCCAACAGTCTCAAGGCGTTTGTCGGCCGTGGCTTGCGAAAGACCGTTTGCTGTGGCATCCAGCCGTCGATAAACCTCGGCCAAAGGAACGGCCTGCCATTCGCATTTATCGCTCACTTCAGCTACCTATCGATACATGAACGGACGCTCTGAATCGCAAGGGAAAACTACCTGTTTCGTTCTACGATTCCCGTTGAGTTGCGTGATACAGCGCTTATTGTCTCGTTAAATCATGGAGATTGGGATAGGGGGATCCGCCATGTGGAAACGGTTAATTCGGCGATAGGTCACCAGGGAATACTCGATGATAAAAGACTTAAACAGCATTGTTCTTATCGGTAATCCGAAAAAGCGTTGTCTCATCCGATGGCTAAGATTCCAACCTATTTTACGAGTCGTTGTCCTATCTGCGGTCGGACTCTGCAAATTCCGGCACATCTTTTGGGGGAGCTGCTCTCGTGTGAACAGTGTGGTGCGAATTACGTCGCACAGGATCGAAAGGTCGAGAAGGCAGATACGCCGGACCTCGAGTCGGAAATCATGCAGCGAACTGATCTCATCCTATCTGTGGTCCGGAAGCAAAGGGCACGAGGACCCGGGGCGGTAGATTCCGCAAAGGGCTTTGATGATGGCGGAAATCGCCATCGCGAAGCGGTGAATTCTCTGATTATGGACAAGGGGCGTTACAAGCACATTGGGAGTTAGGCCGTTCGCCCCACGAAGTATGCGATGTGTCGGCCCAACCTCCATAATAGGCGGTCACGATGAGTAGTACTGAATCAGCCCCCAGCGCTTTTCCCTGCCGTTTGCTGTTGGTCGATACCGATTCCCGATTTCGCCGGATCGTTAAAGAGTTTCTTTCTAGTCAGATCGTTCAGGTCGAAGAAGTAAGTCATGAACGTCAGGCATTGCAAAAACTCGAGCGATCTGAATTCGATGTGATTCTGGTTGAAATGGCAGCAAATACCGAAGCATCACTACTAAGGCTTCGGGAACTAAAGGAAAAGGCAGACTGTGAAGTCATCTGCGTGTCTGAGAAGCCGGATGCGGAATCAATCGTCGCCGCAATAAAGGCTGGTTGCTTCGACTATCTGACCAAGCCGGTACGCATGTCGCGACTGCAAAAGACCGTCGACAACGCATTCAGAACGGTTCGGCGACAGCGCCTATGTAGAAGCGAGCATCTACGAAACGGACAGGCAAAAAAGCCGCTGATGATCGGACAATCAGCCGCAATGCAGGAAGTATTTCGGCTTATCAAACGCGCCGGTCCCACGGATCAGCCTATTCTAATTCAGGGTGAAAGCGGCACTGGCAAGGAGCTAGTCGCCAAGGCTATCCATCAGGTAAGCCATCGCGTGGATCAACCCATGGTCGTTGTTAACTGCGCTGCGCTGCCAGAAACATTACTTGAAAGTGAACTCTTCGGCCACGAAAAGGGAGCGTTTACCGGAGCCGCAAGTGCCAAGCCTGGGTTATTTGAGGTTGCCGACGGAGGCACCATGTTCATCGACGAAATCGGTGAGATGGCTAGTGGCATACAAGCCAAACTATTACGTGTCCTTGAGGATGGCTCGTTTCGCCGTGTCGGTGGGACGGAGGAACGGCGTGTGAATGTGCGTTTACTGACGGCGACTAATCGCAATCTCTTCGAAGAGGTGAAAGAGGGGCGATTCCGTGAAGATTTATTTTACCGGATCGACGTGATGCGCCTCGAATTACCTCCGTTGCGTCATCGCGGAGATGATGTTGCCTTGCTCACGCACCACTTCATGGGCAACGATTGGCAAATCGACATGGATGCCATGGAAGCTATCGAGCGATATCGCTGGCCCGGGAATGTCCGTCAACTTATCAACGCCCTGGAAAGAGCCAAGATATTGTCGGACGATCAAACGATCCTTCTCCAGAACCTGCCTACGGAAGTCGCAGAGTGCACCTATGTATTATCGCATTCCGGACCGCCACGGAAGGATGACCTAGAGTCTTTGATGCGTCACCAAATAGAGTTGGTAATGTCACGCGAAAATGGCAATAAGGTTCGTGCTGCGCGTGCATTGGGCGTGAGCCGGCGTAGCCTTTACCGTCTCCTGGAAAAGTATCAGATCGAATGACTACAGTGATGGGCCTCGAAGTGGAGTGCGATGATAATTCCAAACCGAGAAGATGTCGGACGTCCAGGTGAAAACAAGAGGCTTAACAATGACAGTCCCTGCAGAAGGGCATGTTTCGAAAGTACTTGTCGGAACGGATTACCTGCCAGGGATTCTCCGCGTTCCGCCGATTGCTCAGGGGTTGGTTTTCTTAATCCATCGGAGTGAGAGTGAGCGAGCGCTTTCGGATGACCATGGGCTGGCACTGTTCCTGCAAGAAAAGGGATTCGCTACGTTGCTCTTTGACCTCCTTACAGAGTTGGAGGCGAGCGATGATCGGCATATTTTCGATATTCCGTTATTGGCTCTTCGCCTGCGAGGTGTTGAGAATTGGGCGAAGGAGCAGACAGCGATTGCACATTTGCCTTTGGGATGTTTAGGGGGCGGCACGACGGCCGCTGCTTCACTAGTTGCTGCGGCCTTAAATGGGAGCAGTTTAAGAGCGGTTGTATCGAGAGGAGGTCGCCCCGATTTGGCGAAGGCATACATTCGGATGGTATCTGTCCCGACGCTGTTGATTGTTGTGGGCGCGGACGACGGTGCGATTCAGTGTAATCAGAAGGTCTACGATGAACTTAAATGTACAAAACGTTTTGAGGTTGTAAGTCACGCACCGGAACTTGTCCCGGGCACAGAAAACACTGGGAAGGTTGACCATTTGGCAGGAGATTGGTTTTCGTCGTATCTTCGTGAAAAGGATCAATAGTCGCTTGTTGTCATCGCTAGTGTGAATCTAAGAAGAAAGTTCTTCTCAGCGGGTGTCTGATATCGACAATGAAAGAACTGCGAGTGATTAACTGTGATCCAAATGAATAGACTGAAAGTCAAAAAATAGTCGCGGCAACGTTTCACCTTTATCAGCAAGTCTGAGTTCGGGGGACGTGATGCGTGGGAGGTGTCGATGAGGGCCCAGCTACTCCGTCAAGTAGTGTCGTTACGTGATGTTTCGACACCGTTGGAACTCGTCGATATTCCCACGCCGCGTCCCACCCGAGGCGAGATTCGGATAAGAGTTGCCGCTTGTGGCGTATGCCATACGGAACTTGATGAAGTCGAGGGAAGAACAGCTCCCCCCATTCTTCCTGTAGTACCTGGACATGAAGTCGTGGGCTACGTCGACGAAGTGGGTGACGACGTGTCGCACCATCGCATTGGCGATCGCGTGGGCGTCGGTTGGATCCATTCTTCTAGCGGGGGTGAGCAGGAGAACATCTGTCCTCAGTTTCGTGCCACAGGCAGAGATGTAAACGGTGGATATGCAGAGTACATGACGGTACCAGAGGAGTATGCGTATCCAATCCCCAAGTGCTTTACAGATTCCGAGGCCGCACCTCTATTGTGTGCCGGAGCGATCGGTTATCGCGCGATGCGACTTACTGGCATTGAGGATGGGCAGACTTTGGGGCTCACTGGTTTTGGTGGATCGGCCCACTTAGTGCTGCAGATGGTACGTCACCAGTTTCCTCGGACGAAGGTATTCGTATTTGCCCGTGACGGAGACCAGCAGGAATTCTCTCTGGAACTAGGGGCTGTGTGGGCAGGCCATACGACCGATCGGGCTCCGATCCCTTTAGATGCCATCATCGACACGACACCCGCCTGGCAACCCGTTGTCGAGGCCTTGGCGAATCTCGCGCCAGGGGGGAGATTGGTCATCAACGCCATTCGCAAGGAAGATGACGACAAAGAACAGCTACTCCAATTGAGTTATCACGAACACTTGTGGATGGAACGAGAAGTAAAGACGGTAGCCAACATCACGCACTATGATATTCGTGAGTTCTTACCGCTAGCGGCCGAAATCCCCCTCCGCTCCACGATCACCACCTACCCACTGGAAGAGGCGAATCGAGCGATCGTAGAATTGAAGCAGGGAAGCGTAAAAGGGGCCAAAGTTCTGGTGATGGATGCTTGAGGGTTACCGGTAAAGAGGTTAGCCGTTTTCCAGTACCCACTGAACGGCCAACTTCATCAATTCAGCACTGTTTTTTGCGTTAAGTTTGTGACGAAGTTTCTCCCGGTGCGTATCAATCGTATGCACACTTAGTTGCAATTGCGCGGCGATGGCTGAAGTTGTCTTACCATGGCCAATCAGCTGGAACACTTCCAGCTCTCGGTCACTAAGACGCTGGATTGGATCCTCATTGACAGGCGTGTTATTCGAAGCTACCTGGCTAAGTAACTGCTGCATGATTTTGGGGCTTAGGTAACGCTGGCCGCTAAGGGTAGTGCGGATGGCGTCGATTACCTTGTCTTGCAGTTCTCGTTTATTCACATATCCCAATGCACCAGCACGTAGGGCGCGTTTGGCGTATAGCGATTCGTCAAATGCTGAGACAACAAGCATCTTTGCAGCGGAATTACGTGCATAGATTTCTTTGATCAGTTCGATTCCGTTTCCATCTTCCAACTGGATATCGATCAGCGTCAGGTCTGGTGAAAGCGAACGGTACTGGGACAATGCATCGTTGATACCGCTCGCTTCTCCGCATACTTCAAGGTCTGGTTGACCGTCGATTCGAGCAGCTAGACCCTCTCGCACGATCGGATGATCGTCGACAATAAGAATTCGGCTGGGTGAAGATGATGTACCCATACTAATCGGCCCTCTCCGAATTGACGTCTCGCGAAAAGGTACAGCTAACGAGCGTTCCACCGTCTGGCCCCGGACCTATTTGGGCAACACCGCCGATTAGGCTGGAGCGATATTGCATGATCTTCAGTCCTGTTCCCAGATTAGAAAGTATTTGCGATGGGATTCCGCAACCGTTATCGAACACTTCCATGGTAATTGATCGCTCAGCGCCAATCAGGCGAATCTCAATGTTTGAAGCATGCCCATGCTTCATGGCGTTGTTTACAGCTTCCTGGACGATTCGGAAAAGGTGCGTTGCAACAAAGTTATTCGTCAGGTCGATATCTCCCTGAAATACGCAAGCACAGCCAATCCCATATTGCTCGCTTACCCTCTCGGCAAGCTCTTCCAGTGCTGCCCGAAGTCCCTCCGCGTCGATTTCTACAGGAACGAGACCGCGGGAAAGGTTGTGGACTTCGCGCGCGGCTTCACTAATACCGCGGGCAACGCGGTCCGCAAGTTTTGCCACTTTGGCAACGGTAGGCTGACAACGCGTCTCCCATTGTTCGTCGTTACAAAGCATCTCGGCGACTGTTTGCGACAGCAAACCCAGACCTGTCAGTTGCTGCTGAACACTATCGTGCAGTTCATGCCCAATACGACGGTCTTCTTCGGCAGCGATCGCCAGCACTTGTTTTTGTAACTCCTTGAGTGCCGATATGTCGCGAATGATGCCGGTGAACAGCGGAGGATTATCGATTTGGCTCACCGAGAGATGCACTGGAAACGTTGAGCCATCTTTTCTCCGAGCGACGACTTCCCGTCCTGTACCGATCACGCGAGCTTCCCCAGTCGCCAAATAGCGCGAAAGGTGATTATCGTGCTCGCTACGTGATGGCTCAGGCATCAACAGCTTTACGTTGGTACCGATCATCTCCTCGGCCAAGT includes:
- a CDS encoding hybrid sensor histidine kinase/response regulator — translated: MSLSVLVIESDYDTRTYIRDVLEPDGHRVRLTSSFDEAVNQGDWLDTNVILLDRELPNESAREVLPRLRRMLPHASIVMATRNPKIEDAIQTLREGAYDYLLKPINAEMLKATLRRIGQLKQTRESLKLETDARQYAENQRRLLAEAVSHLGEGVVITDTKFDGSCPRIVFVNEAICQITGYQEAELLGETPEIFHGENTNSQSVQEVYQAIHARQPFEGELLFYRKDGTTYDAEIVCTPMIDKNGHCTNYVSIHRDVTEKNKSARQLRERESRLRAILQTATDAIVTIDHQGTIVGVNPATSRMFGYLAEEMIGTNVKLLMPEPSRSEHDNHLSRYLATGEARVIGTGREVVARRKDGSTFPVHLSVSQIDNPPLFTGIIRDISALKELQKQVLAIAAEEDRRIGHELHDSVQQQLTGLGLLSQTVAEMLCNDEQWETRCQPTVAKVAKLADRVARGISEAAREVHNLSRGLVPVEIDAEGLRAALEELAERVSEQYGIGCACVFQGDIDLTNNFVATHLFRIVQEAVNNAMKHGHASNIEIRLIGAERSITMEVFDNGCGIPSQILSNLGTGLKIMQYRSSLIGGVAQIGPGPDGGTLVSCTFSRDVNSERAD
- a CDS encoding response regulator — encoded protein: MGTSSSPSRILIVDDHPIVREGLAARIDGQPDLEVCGEASGINDALSQYRSLSPDLTLIDIQLEDGNGIELIKEIYARNSAAKMLVVSAFDESLYAKRALRAGALGYVNKRELQDKVIDAIRTTLSGQRYLSPKIMQQLLSQVASNNTPVNEDPIQRLSDRELEVFQLIGHGKTTSAIAAQLQLSVHTIDTHREKLRHKLNAKNSAELMKLAVQWVLENG
- a CDS encoding zinc-dependent alcohol dehydrogenase family protein, with product MRAQLLRQVVSLRDVSTPLELVDIPTPRPTRGEIRIRVAACGVCHTELDEVEGRTAPPILPVVPGHEVVGYVDEVGDDVSHHRIGDRVGVGWIHSSSGGEQENICPQFRATGRDVNGGYAEYMTVPEEYAYPIPKCFTDSEAAPLLCAGAIGYRAMRLTGIEDGQTLGLTGFGGSAHLVLQMVRHQFPRTKVFVFARDGDQQEFSLELGAVWAGHTTDRAPIPLDAIIDTTPAWQPVVEALANLAPGGRLVINAIRKEDDDKEQLLQLSYHEHLWMEREVKTVANITHYDIREFLPLAAEIPLRSTITTYPLEEANRAIVELKQGSVKGAKVLVMDA
- a CDS encoding dienelactone hydrolase family protein, whose amino-acid sequence is MTVPAEGHVSKVLVGTDYLPGILRVPPIAQGLVFLIHRSESERALSDDHGLALFLQEKGFATLLFDLLTELEASDDRHIFDIPLLALRLRGVENWAKEQTAIAHLPLGCLGGGTTAAASLVAAALNGSSLRAVVSRGGRPDLAKAYIRMVSVPTLLIVVGADDGAIQCNQKVYDELKCTKRFEVVSHAPELVPGTENTGKVDHLAGDWFSSYLREKDQ